From a region of the Nocardioides ginsengisegetis genome:
- a CDS encoding helix-turn-helix transcriptional regulator: MPEESFSRRVTKLGSLADPVRRALYRFVTEQPDAVSRDQAADGVDVPRHTAKHHLDRLVEEGLLVTEFRRLTGRSGPGAGRPSKLYRRAEDEVEVSLPHRRYDLAGAVLADAVGRSLAGTPIADAVRAAALEAGSRIAAEAPHHDRRSSELARVGEVLARHGYEPRVSDELVLANCPFDRIAAEHTEVVCGMNQAFVEGVVERLGCHGLEAALDPGDPWCCVKVRPRAEA, encoded by the coding sequence ATGCCCGAGGAGAGCTTTTCCCGCCGCGTGACCAAGCTCGGGTCGCTGGCCGACCCGGTGCGCCGGGCGCTCTACCGCTTCGTCACCGAGCAGCCCGACGCGGTCAGCCGTGACCAGGCCGCCGACGGCGTCGACGTGCCCCGGCACACGGCCAAGCACCACCTCGACCGCCTCGTCGAGGAGGGACTGCTCGTCACGGAGTTCCGACGGCTCACCGGCCGCAGTGGGCCCGGCGCGGGCCGGCCCTCGAAGCTCTACCGCCGGGCCGAGGACGAGGTGGAGGTCAGCCTCCCGCACCGGCGCTACGACCTCGCCGGGGCGGTGCTCGCCGACGCCGTCGGCCGCTCCCTGGCAGGTACGCCGATCGCCGATGCCGTCCGTGCCGCCGCGCTGGAGGCGGGCAGCCGGATCGCGGCCGAGGCGCCGCACCACGACCGCCGCTCCTCGGAGCTGGCCCGGGTCGGGGAGGTGCTCGCGCGGCACGGCTACGAGCCGCGGGTGAGCGACGAGCTCGTCCTCGCCAACTGCCCCTTCGACCGGATCGCCGCCGAGCACACCGAGGTGGTGTGCGGGATGAACCAGGCCTTCGTCGAGGGCGTGGTCGAGCGCCTCGGCTGTCACGGGCTGGAGGCCGCCCTCGATCCCGGCGACCCCTGGTGCTGCGTGAAGGTCCGGCCGCGCGCGGAGG